From the Synechococcus sp. HK01-R genome, one window contains:
- a CDS encoding ABC transporter substrate-binding protein — protein MQLRRATTTLLIVLLVVMTWLGLKTALASQTVDVKVLMPAPFADATKPLVDQFNQEHHGHVRLSVVKGPLETEAISDLAISSLLLGNPPFDALLMDVTWVPKYAKAGWLQPLDQWFEKAEFEQLAKGVQPGNEFEGQIVRWPFVASMGLLYWRTDLMDAPPRTPDELVKISKQLQSDQKVPWGYVWQGRQYEGLSCVFLEMIHGFGGIWYDPSTGTIGLDQKPGLAAANWLTNLIKDGISPRAVANFTEAESLQSFKMGESAFMRNWPYAWAELQKEDSSVKGKVAVTTMVATSEENSAATLGSWGLSILNGTKHADETATAIRFLTSQSAQRTLAMSHGYTPTSTELFNDPELLTINPILPELSIALNHAIARPETPLYAQISDALQRNLNSALTGESPSNQSMQETEISTEYIIKSAGGRR, from the coding sequence ATGCAACTTCGTCGCGCCACCACGACGCTGCTAATTGTCTTGCTCGTCGTCATGACATGGTTGGGTCTAAAGACTGCTCTTGCGAGCCAGACAGTGGATGTAAAGGTACTAATGCCGGCTCCATTCGCTGATGCGACGAAACCCCTGGTGGATCAGTTTAACCAAGAACATCATGGTCATGTTCGTCTTTCCGTGGTCAAAGGACCGCTTGAGACAGAGGCAATCTCCGACCTTGCTATCAGCAGTTTGTTGCTTGGAAATCCACCATTCGATGCTTTATTAATGGATGTGACATGGGTCCCCAAATATGCCAAGGCTGGATGGTTGCAGCCATTGGACCAGTGGTTTGAAAAAGCGGAGTTTGAGCAGCTGGCCAAAGGAGTTCAACCAGGGAATGAATTCGAAGGCCAAATCGTCCGCTGGCCATTTGTCGCAAGTATGGGGCTTCTCTACTGGAGAACAGACCTTATGGATGCACCACCACGGACCCCAGATGAGTTAGTCAAGATCAGTAAGCAATTACAATCAGACCAAAAGGTACCGTGGGGGTACGTTTGGCAAGGACGACAATATGAAGGATTGAGCTGTGTCTTTCTGGAAATGATTCATGGCTTTGGAGGGATTTGGTATGACCCATCCACAGGCACTATTGGACTGGATCAAAAACCAGGTCTTGCTGCTGCCAATTGGTTAACTAACCTGATCAAAGACGGCATTAGCCCACGAGCTGTCGCAAATTTTACTGAGGCAGAATCGTTGCAGAGTTTCAAAATGGGGGAATCAGCATTCATGAGGAACTGGCCGTACGCGTGGGCTGAATTACAAAAGGAAGATAGTTCCGTGAAGGGGAAGGTGGCGGTGACGACGATGGTCGCAACTAGTGAAGAAAATTCTGCAGCCACTCTAGGAAGCTGGGGATTGTCGATTTTGAATGGCACAAAGCATGCGGATGAAACAGCAACAGCCATTCGCTTTCTAACATCACAGTCAGCACAGCGGACCTTAGCCATGTCTCATGGATATACCCCCACATCCACCGAACTGTTTAATGATCCTGAGTTATTGACTATTAATCCAATACTCCCTGAATTATCAATTGCACTGAATCATGCAATTGCACGTCCAGAGACTCCCCTCTACGCACAGATAAGCGATGCTTTACAACGCAACCTGAACAGCGCCTTAACCGGTGAATCCCCCTCAAATCAAAGCATGCAGGAGACAGAAATATCTACCGAATATATCATTAAATCAGCAGGAGGGCGCAGATGA
- a CDS encoding carbohydrate ABC transporter permease, with protein MIYLLLPAFILLLLVYGAPMLHYLWMSFHANSVLTGLMPEFNGGANWVRIVSDGRFWQDAIQTGRFAVVSVGVEFILAVAIAILLDQRWRGRGTVRAVTLIPWALPTTVMALGWRWIFNSPYGPLNQLTDLVGIETLNILSNPSISWIATVIGDVWKTTPFMALILLAGLQSIPKDLYEAFKLEGGGNWLCLRDVTLPLLQPYIAIALIFRLAQAFGVFDLIQVMTGGGPASSTESLSLYAYLNAMRFLDFGYSATLVVASFVLLTLVCATVWIIAGRWQQINQKFGRS; from the coding sequence ATGATCTATCTTTTATTGCCAGCATTTATTCTCTTACTACTAGTTTATGGAGCCCCAATGCTCCATTATTTATGGATGAGTTTTCACGCCAACTCTGTTTTAACTGGCTTGATGCCTGAATTTAATGGTGGTGCTAATTGGGTACGTATCGTTTCAGATGGTCGTTTCTGGCAGGACGCAATACAAACAGGTCGGTTTGCCGTTGTCTCGGTCGGTGTTGAATTCATATTGGCGGTTGCAATTGCTATTTTGCTCGATCAGCGTTGGCGAGGTCGAGGCACTGTTCGTGCTGTGACGCTGATCCCCTGGGCGTTGCCTACGACTGTGATGGCACTTGGCTGGCGTTGGATCTTTAACTCACCGTATGGACCATTAAATCAGTTGACCGATCTTGTTGGTATTGAAACTCTGAATATCCTTTCCAATCCTTCGATTAGCTGGATCGCAACAGTTATTGGAGATGTTTGGAAAACAACTCCCTTCATGGCCTTGATCCTGTTAGCAGGTTTGCAATCTATTCCAAAGGATCTCTATGAAGCCTTTAAGTTAGAAGGAGGAGGCAATTGGTTGTGTTTACGCGACGTCACATTGCCGCTATTGCAGCCGTATATAGCAATTGCATTGATTTTTCGATTAGCGCAGGCATTTGGGGTTTTTGATCTTATTCAAGTGATGACTGGTGGTGGCCCCGCAAGCAGCACGGAGAGTCTTTCTTTATATGCCTATTTAAATGCCATGCGGTTCCTGGACTTTGGATACAGTGCCACACTTGTTGTGGCTAGTTTCGTCCTCCTTACCTTGGTTTGCGCCACTGTCTGGATCATCGCTGGCCGATGGCAACAGATCAATCAAAAATTCGGTAGATCATGA
- a CDS encoding carbohydrate ABC transporter permease, whose translation MNRLRSLWIAILLAWSLGPLVWQLYTSFSSDQALLEPLTSLDNRWTLSHYRSILNSEPPFWKYLVNSLIVSVFSTLLTLVLAFPAAYAITRLGKKIARTLSAGLVLAALFPFVLLFLALLEFARTFNLGNHLLALCLPYAALSQPLAILILAAAIRDLPTELEDAARLEGFSLWQRVRWILLPILGPAITSTGILVFLFCWNEYPIALTWISDSELLTLPVAIARIAGSSVYSVPYGAYAAATVLAAIPLMILVIIFQKSIVSGLTSGAVKS comes from the coding sequence ATGAATCGACTCAGAAGTCTGTGGATCGCAATACTCTTAGCCTGGTCTCTTGGACCACTGGTATGGCAGCTTTACACATCGTTCAGTAGTGACCAAGCACTATTAGAGCCATTGACTAGTCTGGATAATCGATGGACATTGTCGCATTACCGATCTATTTTAAATAGTGAACCACCATTCTGGAAATACTTAGTAAACAGTCTGATTGTCTCAGTATTCAGCACACTACTCACACTAGTTTTGGCTTTTCCTGCAGCTTACGCCATCACTAGATTGGGAAAGAAAATAGCTCGTACCTTGTCAGCTGGACTTGTCCTTGCTGCACTCTTCCCATTTGTACTTTTATTTTTGGCGCTTCTTGAATTTGCGAGAACATTCAATCTTGGTAATCATCTGCTGGCCTTATGTTTGCCTTATGCAGCGCTATCACAACCATTGGCCATCCTGATTCTTGCCGCAGCAATACGTGATCTTCCCACTGAACTCGAAGACGCGGCAAGACTTGAAGGCTTTTCCTTGTGGCAGCGTGTACGTTGGATTCTTCTTCCAATTTTGGGCCCAGCAATTACAAGCACAGGCATTTTGGTGTTTCTCTTCTGTTGGAACGAATATCCAATTGCACTAACCTGGATAAGTGATTCAGAGCTCTTGACTTTACCTGTAGCGATTGCACGTATTGCCGGTTCATCCGTGTACTCAGTCCCCTATGGTGCCTATGCTGCAGCAACAGTACTTGCAGCCATACCTCTAATGATTCTTGTCATCATCTTTCAAAAATCAATTGTCAGTGGTCTGACTTCAGGTGCAGTAAAATCATGA
- a CDS encoding ABC transporter ATP-binding protein has product MTLTLTNVSFKIGDQDILRDLSFTVKPGECLALVGPSGCGKSTTLRLIAGLDRPTSGSIYLGQDNVTDIAPDKRRVGMVFQSYALYPHLSVAGNLELGLRIRGITKSLRIRKVQEVLQRVQLSDRASLRPTQLSGGQRQRVALARALLRDPKVYLLDEPMSNLDAQLREELRPELKHLILKEQKPVVYVTHDQHEAMAMADQIAVLRDGRLEQLASPTMLYQKPESLFVARFIGRPQINLIPKDDGTTIGIRPECLRLDSVGIPCRLIEREWLGSHQLWLLDSQHGHLRITLPADAEPNETLHVSWNTNEQHCFNTDTGKRRS; this is encoded by the coding sequence ATGACCTTGACTTTAACTAACGTCAGCTTCAAGATTGGTGATCAAGACATCCTACGTGATTTAAGTTTTACTGTTAAGCCAGGGGAATGCCTAGCACTTGTAGGCCCCAGTGGTTGCGGCAAAAGTACAACACTACGGTTAATTGCTGGTCTAGACCGACCAACATCCGGTTCCATTTACCTAGGTCAAGATAATGTCACAGATATTGCTCCAGACAAGAGACGAGTTGGAATGGTATTTCAGAGTTATGCTCTTTACCCACACTTGTCAGTGGCAGGAAATCTGGAATTGGGATTACGGATCAGAGGGATTACAAAATCACTTCGTATTCGAAAGGTACAGGAGGTTTTGCAAAGGGTTCAACTGAGTGATCGAGCATCCTTACGTCCGACTCAACTCTCGGGGGGACAACGACAACGCGTTGCTTTGGCTCGCGCCCTTCTTCGTGATCCTAAGGTTTATCTACTCGATGAACCAATGAGTAATCTTGACGCACAGCTGCGCGAAGAACTACGACCTGAACTCAAGCATTTGATCTTGAAAGAGCAAAAACCAGTGGTTTATGTAACGCATGATCAACACGAAGCCATGGCTATGGCAGATCAAATCGCAGTTCTTAGAGATGGGCGGCTTGAGCAACTGGCATCCCCGACAATGCTTTATCAGAAACCTGAAAGTCTTTTTGTTGCTCGTTTTATTGGTCGACCACAAATCAATTTGATCCCCAAGGATGATGGCACAACGATCGGTATACGTCCGGAATGCCTTCGGCTTGATTCTGTTGGTATCCCCTGTCGGCTTATAGAAAGGGAATGGCTAGGTTCACATCAACTCTGGCTGCTCGACTCACAACATGGACATCTCCGCATCACACTTCCAGCTGACGCTGAGCCAAATGAGACACTTCATGTCAGCTGGAATACAAACGAGCAACATTGTTTCAATACTGATACGGGCAAACGCCGTAGCTAG
- a CDS encoding NAD-binding protein — translation MQAPVSEPLVICGMGSLGQLCLERLRPFDVDLICVDCKHPAWRSEELKAQYEDQLILGDMRLSSTLKRAQVGRARSVLLLSSDSTINLEAALHVRILNTKAIIVVRSSSQQESLNDLLEARIPNLRVVDPLLLSASAIAQSLRPEQVPATFTVFKQRITLQHHDTPVDFSSKYLSRVLKLGISTDEDLNDQLVLTLNHQTNVYGRGKATRSMRQVIRRLSVIILDFGRYLNHRVKNIQSWDLLIITALILLISGIPYFSNGHSIQSGFLITLALLKGEFVDPVNVLIEHSGQGITSLSPFALILAVTYANLGTILTAAIVALILDQLLSRRLGLSPRRRLSTGSRSVILLDGGSLADLVSSQLTAVGIEVLRLSSQDDSPNLSTSQLQRWTRHTQFVGAGLLSTDLLKNLRLALEWQMVFTSSRVAIITKDLDAGESLEDLLGGISFISTLDLAADAFVATAFGEQVEEVRRINGRTVLLVRYRIDEHDTLVGSTISRIQEGFGVTALALRRSHDRHAKIFPSLESRLIQDSELFVLADLQGLRRIELNQCDPPRWRLKYQVQCRSAQSFDTQQVLARHLGMAPGQFAASMDGLWHYTPTIDRDLAKQLQHELQRMAVRTELIETKG, via the coding sequence ATGCAAGCACCAGTTAGCGAACCTCTGGTGATCTGCGGGATGGGTTCTCTGGGCCAGTTGTGCCTCGAGAGGCTCCGTCCATTTGATGTTGATCTGATCTGTGTTGATTGCAAGCACCCAGCCTGGAGATCAGAAGAGTTAAAGGCCCAATATGAGGATCAGCTAATCCTCGGGGATATGCGTCTGTCATCAACGCTCAAACGAGCACAGGTTGGCCGTGCTCGAAGCGTGCTTTTACTGAGTTCAGACAGCACGATCAATCTCGAGGCAGCTCTGCATGTCAGAATTCTGAACACAAAGGCAATCATCGTTGTCCGATCTTCGAGCCAACAGGAATCACTCAATGACCTACTTGAAGCCAGAATTCCAAATCTGAGAGTTGTCGATCCACTCTTGCTCAGTGCAAGTGCAATTGCCCAGTCACTGAGACCTGAGCAAGTTCCAGCTACATTTACTGTTTTCAAGCAACGAATCACACTTCAGCATCATGATACACCTGTCGATTTTTCTTCGAAGTACTTATCACGAGTATTAAAGCTGGGTATCAGTACGGATGAAGATCTAAATGATCAACTAGTGCTCACTCTTAACCATCAAACAAATGTCTATGGCCGAGGTAAAGCTACGAGATCGATGAGACAGGTTATCCGAAGATTATCTGTCATTATTCTCGACTTTGGCCGATATTTAAACCATAGGGTCAAGAATATTCAATCATGGGACCTGCTTATCATAACCGCTCTAATACTTCTCATTTCTGGAATACCTTATTTTTCCAATGGCCATAGCATTCAATCTGGATTTTTGATCACCCTGGCACTGTTAAAAGGAGAGTTTGTCGATCCAGTCAATGTGTTGATTGAGCATTCTGGCCAAGGCATTACTTCCTTGTCACCATTTGCACTCATTCTTGCTGTAACCTATGCGAACCTAGGCACAATTCTAACTGCTGCAATTGTCGCCCTTATTCTCGATCAATTGCTCAGTAGAAGGCTGGGTCTCAGTCCGCGCCGTCGACTCAGCACTGGTTCGAGAAGTGTGATCTTGCTTGATGGAGGATCGCTTGCAGACTTGGTGAGTTCACAGCTTACAGCTGTGGGAATCGAGGTGCTAAGACTTTCCAGCCAGGATGATAGTCCAAATCTATCGACTAGCCAACTTCAACGATGGACTCGACATACACAATTTGTTGGTGCAGGATTGCTCTCAACAGATCTTCTGAAGAATTTACGTCTAGCCCTTGAATGGCAAATGGTTTTCACCTCAAGCAGAGTTGCAATTATTACGAAGGATCTTGATGCTGGAGAGAGCCTTGAAGACCTACTGGGAGGTATCAGCTTTATTTCTACACTTGATCTTGCGGCTGACGCGTTTGTTGCAACTGCCTTTGGTGAACAAGTTGAGGAGGTGAGACGAATTAATGGACGCACAGTTTTGCTCGTAAGGTATCGTATTGACGAGCATGACACATTAGTTGGTTCAACCATTTCGCGTATTCAAGAGGGTTTTGGCGTTACAGCTCTCGCATTACGTCGAAGCCATGATCGGCATGCCAAGATCTTTCCCTCACTTGAGTCAAGGCTCATTCAGGATTCAGAGCTTTTCGTTTTGGCTGATTTGCAGGGGCTGCGTCGCATTGAACTTAATCAATGCGATCCACCTCGCTGGCGACTGAAGTATCAGGTTCAGTGTCGATCTGCTCAAAGTTTCGATACGCAACAGGTCTTGGCACGACATCTGGGAATGGCACCAGGTCAATTCGCCGCATCAATGGATGGACTCTGGCATTACACCCCCACGATTGATCGAGACTTAGCGAAGCAACTTCAACATGAACTTCAGCGAATGGCTGTGCGCACTGAGCTCATCGAGACAAAGGGTTGA
- the corA gene encoding magnesium/cobalt transporter CorA encodes MTEQTSRSSGYLDSIPEPIPLSERPGEWPTQLFVHGGRAPVSCRVLLIEQETTQWINVNDRGVLQQLKVLNEPLWIQIRGLADPELIKSYLDVLDIEPEFWPLLLTAPQQARIDSFPSAVLGVLHQFSLASNPSHLISEQFTILLAHGFLITIQENPLLEFRELEHWIHSLKSTEDYLDLDNLFHYLIDEILDTHLPMLESVRSYLDELEEAALLRPKPSVLKRAFTLRRNLRKARRQLWPLRDHLIYLLRKSHRLLGPVARQGLHDMADHVNILLEIGDRILHQADAVNDAYMASTGNRMNQIMKTLTIVSTIFAPLTFIAGIYGMNFENMPELKWSFGYAYSLILMSGIAAFQAYFLWRRGWFQDWTGGPDSRSDR; translated from the coding sequence ATGACTGAACAAACATCAAGAAGTAGTGGCTATCTCGACAGTATCCCTGAACCGATTCCCCTTAGTGAACGACCAGGTGAGTGGCCAACTCAGTTATTTGTCCATGGTGGTCGGGCTCCAGTGAGCTGCCGAGTTTTGTTGATTGAACAGGAAACAACCCAATGGATTAACGTTAATGATAGAGGTGTCCTACAGCAGCTTAAAGTGCTGAACGAACCCCTATGGATTCAGATACGTGGATTGGCAGATCCAGAATTAATCAAATCCTACCTTGATGTTCTAGATATTGAACCAGAATTTTGGCCATTGTTGCTAACAGCGCCGCAACAAGCACGTATTGATTCATTTCCCTCCGCTGTTCTAGGAGTCCTCCATCAGTTCTCTTTGGCATCCAACCCCTCACATCTTATTAGTGAGCAGTTCACGATTCTTTTAGCCCACGGTTTTCTGATTACAATTCAGGAGAATCCTTTGCTTGAATTCCGTGAACTTGAGCATTGGATTCACTCTCTCAAGTCAACAGAAGATTATCTTGATCTTGATAATTTATTCCATTATTTAATCGACGAGATTCTGGACACGCATTTGCCGATGCTTGAAAGCGTACGATCTTATCTTGATGAATTGGAGGAAGCCGCATTATTGAGACCAAAGCCCTCGGTTCTTAAGCGTGCATTCACACTGAGACGAAATCTTCGCAAGGCAAGAAGACAGTTGTGGCCCTTAAGAGATCATTTAATCTATCTTCTACGTAAAAGTCATCGACTACTTGGACCTGTTGCTCGACAAGGCCTCCATGACATGGCTGACCATGTCAATATTTTACTAGAGATCGGCGATCGAATTCTCCATCAGGCCGACGCCGTTAATGATGCTTACATGGCAAGCACTGGCAATCGCATGAATCAAATCATGAAGACACTGACAATTGTCAGCACAATATTCGCTCCATTAACGTTCATCGCTGGAATCTATGGGATGAATTTTGAAAATATGCCAGAATTGAAATGGTCTTTTGGATATGCATACTCTCTTATTTTGATGAGTGGTATAGCTGCTTTCCAGGCTTATTTCCTTTGGCGCCGGGGATGGTTCCAAGACTGGACAGGCGGCCCTGACAGTCGATCTGATCGATAA
- a CDS encoding PstS family phosphate ABC transporter substrate-binding protein — MAINSRTIPLTLLSGCSFALCLSAWPSSASEVIAIKGSSTVYPITARAIKQFQQTSQGRSVQFSLKETGSSAGFREFCYGKIPVANASRPISKKEISACTSNNIRFIELPIAFDAITIAVNKNNNWVTSITTKELQRLWNRKASGSVTRWNQVNHDFPDRPIKLCGPGKDSGTYDIFNKAINGSLKNSRSDYTASENDNVLVDCVINNQNALAYFGFGYFKKNSSKLRALKVVSPNGNPVAPSIANVQKELYQPLSRPLFLYVNDRMLNNDKSLRNFVAFYLRRAESLVKEANYIPLPSRTYRLVESKLYRHILGSSFSGTIPVGLTIGQVLEQSFDQHKKPAYR, encoded by the coding sequence ATGGCCATCAACTCGAGAACCATCCCGCTCACTCTGCTCAGCGGCTGCTCGTTCGCTCTTTGTCTCTCTGCCTGGCCTTCCTCCGCGTCAGAGGTCATCGCGATTAAAGGGTCTAGCACCGTGTATCCAATTACGGCCCGTGCAATTAAACAATTTCAGCAAACTTCTCAGGGTCGCTCCGTTCAGTTTTCTCTGAAGGAAACAGGCTCATCAGCTGGATTTCGTGAGTTCTGTTATGGCAAGATCCCAGTAGCTAATGCATCTCGACCAATCTCCAAAAAAGAGATTAGTGCCTGCACCTCAAACAATATTCGGTTTATCGAGCTACCGATTGCTTTCGATGCAATTACTATAGCTGTGAATAAAAACAATAATTGGGTCACCTCAATCACCACGAAAGAGCTGCAACGCCTTTGGAATAGGAAGGCATCTGGATCTGTGACCCGCTGGAATCAAGTTAATCACGACTTTCCTGACCGACCCATCAAGCTCTGTGGACCAGGCAAGGATTCCGGCACCTATGATATTTTCAATAAGGCCATTAATGGTTCATTAAAAAACTCCCGTTCGGACTACACCGCTAGCGAGAACGATAATGTGTTAGTGGATTGCGTTATCAATAATCAGAATGCGCTTGCTTATTTTGGTTTTGGCTACTTTAAGAAAAACAGTTCAAAGCTGAGGGCATTGAAGGTCGTAAGCCCCAACGGTAATCCCGTGGCCCCTTCAATTGCAAATGTACAAAAGGAGCTTTACCAACCTCTGTCGCGCCCTCTCTTTTTGTACGTTAACGATCGAATGCTCAACAATGACAAGAGTCTTAGAAACTTTGTAGCCTTTTATCTTCGCCGTGCTGAATCATTAGTGAAGGAAGCGAATTACATCCCTCTGCCCTCGCGAACCTATCGTCTTGTCGAATCAAAGTTGTATCGTCACATTCTAGGGAGTTCTTTTTCTGGGACAATTCCCGTTGGCCTGACTATTGGTCAGGTGCTTGAGCAAAGCTTTGATCAACACAAGAAACCTGCTTATCGTTAA
- a CDS encoding CHAD domain-containing protein, producing the protein MQLAPITIGEFSHSLIQVQLHRIVSLQVNVIEDRDVEPLHQLRVSLRRLRCVLLQFEPFLDLPNGVTERRVSRLCSSLGLTRDLDVLQELVSGSFSTMLGGKTDEELDALKKAIGRERKRAATDMKQFLRSSTYLKFISRLQGWTRKPKFHHSASQPIDDWVDELITPYLSALWLHPGWHLDPISHSIELHSLRSKIRRTRYMLENIKTRCRSDLDIHLRQFRRLQELLGDLHDLHVFDHLINESRIRISEKQKNHVLHASHQQQKQIVTLWDVHSRRLLRLSTRRVLSRRISTHPTKYLHVRVTSTE; encoded by the coding sequence ATGCAATTGGCTCCTATCACAATTGGTGAGTTTAGTCACTCTTTAATTCAAGTACAATTGCATCGCATTGTTTCTCTTCAAGTTAATGTTATCGAAGATCGAGATGTCGAGCCATTGCACCAGCTCCGCGTCAGCTTGCGGCGACTTCGTTGTGTGCTCTTGCAATTTGAGCCGTTTCTTGACCTACCGAATGGTGTTACAGAACGAAGAGTTTCCCGCCTATGTTCATCACTAGGACTCACCAGAGATCTTGATGTTCTACAGGAACTTGTTTCCGGTTCATTTTCAACGATGCTTGGTGGTAAAACTGATGAAGAGCTTGATGCTCTGAAGAAGGCTATTGGTCGTGAGCGTAAACGAGCAGCCACCGATATGAAACAGTTTTTACGAAGTTCTACCTATCTTAAGTTTATCTCACGTCTTCAAGGCTGGACTCGCAAACCCAAATTCCACCATTCTGCATCCCAGCCAATTGACGACTGGGTCGATGAATTGATTACCCCTTATCTATCTGCTCTGTGGTTGCATCCTGGCTGGCATCTTGATCCGATCAGCCACTCGATCGAACTCCATTCATTGCGAAGCAAGATTAGACGTACTCGCTATATGCTTGAGAACATCAAAACTCGCTGTAGATCTGACCTTGATATTCATCTTCGTCAATTCAGAAGACTGCAAGAACTTCTTGGAGATCTTCATGATCTCCATGTTTTTGATCATTTGATCAATGAATCAAGAATTAGAATCTCTGAGAAGCAAAAGAATCACGTGCTTCACGCCAGCCATCAACAACAAAAGCAGATTGTCACTCTTTGGGATGTCCATAGTCGGCGTCTTTTAAGATTATCGACGCGACGCGTACTCAGTCGACGCATTTCAACTCATCCAACAAAATATCTGCATGTACGCGTGACCTCGACTGAATAG
- the csaB gene encoding polysaccharide pyruvyl transferase CsaB, with protein MATAGKGARRVLLCGYYGEHNLGDDALLQVLVGQIPTSCRLLITAYDQRLVSELVPSSKTVQRRSLRSVLKAVATSDVLILGGGSLLQDSTSFRSLLYYLTLIVISRVCNTKVLLWGQGLGPLNRVVSRWLVQMVLPLTTAISWRDLVSYQQACRWQRSVPMVWGPDPVWCHPGRQWIGGGDVVVCWRPTERLDDEGWIVLITALSRLQSRTGVTIHWLAFHADQDRLLPDELQTLDAFTKRLKEASTFSTCQTIDQALNIFSRARLVIPMRLHALILAQLAGAPCSALSYDPKVKAAASMVMASCLDLGNQLTVDQCLLAWSEQFDHPADPSKILTIQSRSRVHADILLDELKCVD; from the coding sequence ATGGCGACAGCCGGCAAAGGCGCAAGGCGGGTTCTGCTATGCGGCTACTACGGGGAGCACAATCTCGGCGATGACGCCTTACTTCAGGTTCTTGTGGGTCAGATTCCTACAAGCTGTCGTCTGCTGATCACGGCCTACGACCAAAGGCTCGTATCAGAACTGGTGCCGAGTAGCAAGACGGTTCAACGTCGTTCCCTTCGCTCCGTTCTCAAAGCGGTTGCGACGAGTGATGTGTTGATCCTCGGGGGAGGAAGCCTCCTCCAGGACAGCACGAGCTTCCGTAGCCTCCTCTACTACCTGACGCTGATCGTGATCAGCCGCGTGTGCAACACAAAAGTGCTGCTTTGGGGCCAAGGATTAGGCCCCCTGAACCGAGTCGTTAGCCGATGGCTGGTTCAAATGGTTTTGCCTTTGACCACAGCAATCAGCTGGCGAGATCTGGTGTCCTATCAACAGGCTTGTCGTTGGCAACGATCGGTTCCAATGGTCTGGGGTCCAGATCCTGTTTGGTGCCATCCAGGGCGGCAATGGATCGGGGGAGGGGATGTTGTCGTTTGTTGGAGGCCGACTGAACGCCTCGACGATGAAGGATGGATTGTCTTAATCACAGCGTTGAGTCGACTGCAAAGTCGGACAGGTGTGACGATTCATTGGTTGGCATTTCATGCCGATCAAGATCGTCTGCTTCCAGATGAACTTCAGACGCTGGATGCCTTCACGAAGCGACTGAAAGAAGCTTCAACTTTTTCAACATGCCAAACAATCGATCAGGCGTTGAATATTTTTTCAAGGGCGAGGTTAGTGATTCCGATGCGTCTACATGCTCTGATTTTGGCACAATTGGCTGGAGCACCCTGTTCAGCCCTGAGCTATGACCCCAAAGTCAAGGCAGCGGCATCAATGGTGATGGCATCCTGCCTTGATCTCGGGAATCAACTGACTGTTGATCAATGTTTACTGGCCTGGTCAGAACAATTTGACCATCCAGCAGATCCATCGAAAATCCTGACTATTCAGTCGAGGTCACGCGTACATGCAGATATTTTGTTGGATGAGTTGAAATGCGTCGACTGA
- a CDS encoding DUF2499 domain-containing protein yields the protein MHALSLGTWWIHWTSVLEWILAIVLLHRLARLETAPRLNGLALAMTPALVSAMAACSWHLTDNSELFRPLVLLQALFTLVGNCCMALAAWNLQRTTRA from the coding sequence ATGCACGCTCTCTCCCTCGGAACCTGGTGGATCCACTGGACCTCGGTTCTGGAGTGGATCCTGGCGATTGTCTTGCTCCATCGCCTTGCTCGTCTTGAGACGGCACCGCGCCTGAATGGCCTTGCGCTCGCCATGACTCCTGCGTTGGTGAGTGCAATGGCGGCCTGTAGCTGGCATCTCACCGACAACAGCGAGCTCTTTCGTCCACTGGTGCTGCTTCAGGCCCTCTTCACCCTGGTAGGCAATTGCTGCATGGCTTTAGCAGCCTGGAATCTGCAAAGAACGACCCGTGCCTGA
- a CDS encoding DUF3593 domain-containing protein codes for MPDSLLHLTTLDPAPLFAASLIPYLVFLWFVGRTPLIPKLSRLGFQLTILFVLITILAALWALIRFDSELVQIDWLHGGAEAFLTLSNGLILAGLLQRHDQLKGTPSGE; via the coding sequence GTGCCTGACTCCCTGTTGCATTTGACGACTCTGGATCCGGCTCCTCTCTTTGCTGCGTCCCTGATTCCTTATCTGGTCTTCCTGTGGTTCGTGGGTCGAACGCCCCTGATTCCGAAACTCAGCAGGCTCGGCTTTCAGCTCACCATTCTTTTTGTGCTGATCACCATCCTTGCCGCACTCTGGGCTTTGATTCGGTTCGATTCAGAACTGGTGCAGATTGACTGGCTGCACGGTGGTGCCGAGGCCTTTCTGACCTTGAGCAATGGACTGATCCTGGCCGGCCTCCTCCAACGCCATGATCAACTCAAGGGAACTCCCAGCGGTGAATAA